The genomic region ttctcttttccttccctctttgagacctttactgtttcttttgttgtctGACAATGACACAGTGACATGTCTGGTTGTTTCCAGCTCCATTTACAGTACCACCTGTCATCAAAACAGTATCAAATTCATTGAGctattatttttgtctttaagtgGAACCTgaggaaggcaaaaaggaggATCTTCCAGAACGCTTATGTCTCAGCAGACAGAGAACATCCCAAAGGAGCTCCAGCAGAGCTTCCTGGAAGATCTCCAAGGGCCCAGTGGCTCAGGGAACAGCAAAGAGCTCCACATCTATTAAATTCCAGGCGTCTCCTGCAAAGTGTGTTCAGACTAAAAGACAGAGCAAACAGAGTGTCCAGGCCAAAACTCCCTCCATGCAGGGTCTTCATTCAAGAAGActtgaagaggaaagagaagataCATCTGCCACCAAAGACCCAACTGTGGGGCATGAGCCAAGAGGGAGGAACAGCGCTTACCACCTGCCTGCAATATccaggcagagggaggcagagggcacCAAATCTGTCTCAAATGACAAAGAACGAGTAGCAGGCCAACACCAAACACTGGGATCTAGACAGCCTGGATCTTCCCGCAAGACCATCAAAGCCAGCTACGAAAAAGCCAAGGAGACCTGCAGCAGATTAAGTGCCAAAGGGTCCTTAGCATCATTAGGGCCAGATATGAAAGCAGAACGGAAGCTccttctggagaagagaaacagcttGATCCATACTAACAGTAAATACAAATTTGCCAGTGCAGATGAACTTACCAGTCATGAAGAGGTATTGGAGGAAGCCATTTCATGTCTCCTTTGTGGCAGGTTGAAGGCTGTTTTTATGGTGTATAACAGGGCGCTGAGTGGGTGGCATAGTAGCAGTTTCTGGAAGACATGTAGAGGGATGGATTTG from Gavia stellata isolate bGavSte3 chromosome 4, bGavSte3.hap2, whole genome shotgun sequence harbors:
- the CIMIP4 gene encoding ciliary microtubule inner protein 4, with the protein product MDQVRESVVEVPASPTPDVAESDSVLANGTSVEPEEGKKEDLPERLCLSRQRTSQRSSSRASWKISKGPVAQGTAKSSTSIKFQASPAKCVQTKRQSKQSVQAKTPSMQGLHSRRLEEEREDTSATKDPTVGHEPRGRNSAYHLPAISRQREAEGTKSVSNDKERVAGQHQTLGSRQPGSSRKTIKASYEKAKETCSRLSAKGSLASLGPDMKAERKLLLEKRNSLIHTNSKYKFASADELTSHEEERQALRKAALIMGQKRLSDRTEMLKNSLNSTSCTDCNQLGFNLRSNIFQGGPLESRTLMRDSYTPDVIQKAIRDPKNWHGRRTDELGKWHQKNALNLNLQKALEDKYGKKKGKP